From Myotis daubentonii chromosome 15, mMyoDau2.1, whole genome shotgun sequence, one genomic window encodes:
- the BCAR1 gene encoding breast cancer anti-estrogen resistance protein 1 isoform X5, producing MSVPVVVPTRVGQGYVFEASQPEQDEYDIPRHLLGPGPQDIYDVPPVRGLPSQYGQEVYDTPPMAVKGPNGWDPSLDVYDVPPSVEKSLPPSSHHAVYDVPPSVSKDVPDGPLLREETYDVPPAFAKAKPFDPTRHPLVLAAPPPDSSPAEDVYDVPPPAPDIYDVPPGLRRPGPSTLYDVPRERVLPPEVADSSVADDGVYVVPPSAEREAPADAKRLSASSTGSTRSSQSASSLEAPVPGREPLELEVAVEALTRLQQGVSATVTHLLDVASSAGRCGGWRSTTEPQEPPAQDLRAAVAAVQGAVHELLEFARSAVGNSAHTSDRTLNAKLSRQLQKMEDVYQTLVAHGQTFDSSRGGPGATSEDLDRLVACSRAVPEDAKQLASFLHGNASLLFRRTKAPVSGSEGGGCLHPIPTDKSSSIQSRPLPSPPKFTSQDSPDGQYENSEGGWMEDYDYVHLQGKEEFEKTQKELLEKGNIMRQGKGQLELQQLKQFERLEQEVSRPIDHDLTNWTSAQSLAPGRTGSLGPSDRQLLLFYLEQCEANLTTLTNAVDAFFTAVATNQPPKIFVAHSKFVILSAHKLVFIGDTLSRQAKAADVRSQVTHYSNLLCDLLRGIVATTKAAALQYPSPTAAQDMVDRVKELGHSTQQFRRVLGQLAAA from the exons gtggtggTGCCCACCCGCGTGGGGCAGGGCTATGTGttcgaggcctcccagccagagCAGGACGAGTACGACATCCCGCGCCACTTGCTGGGCCCGGGGCCCCAGGACATCTACGACGTGCCCCCCGTGCGAGGGCTTCCCAGCCAGTACGGCCAGGAG GTATATGACACACCTCCCATGGCTGTCAAGGGTCCCAATGGCTGGGACCCATCGCTGGACGTGTACGACGTGCCCCCCAGTGTGGAGAAGAGCCTGCCGCCATCCAGCCACCACGCG GTGTATGATGTTCCTCCGTCCGTGAGCAAGGACGTCCCTGATGGCCCACTACTGCGTGAAGAAACCTATGACGTGCCCCCTGCCTTCGCCAAGGCCAAGCCCTTTGACCCAACCCGCCACCCGTTGGTCCTCGCTGCACCCCCCCCAGACTCATCACCCGCTGAGGATGTGTACGACGTGCCGCCCCCTGCTCCCGACATCTATGACGTGCCCCCTGGCTTGCGGCGGCCTGGCCCCAGCACCCTCTACGACGTGCCCCGTGAGCGGGTTCTTCCTCCCGAGGTGGCTGACAGCAGCGTGGCCGACGATGGTGTGTACGTGGTGCCCCCCTCTGCTGAGCGAGAGGCCCCAGCTGATGCCAAGCGCCTGTCTGCCTCCAGCACAGGCAGCACTCGCAGCAGCCAGTCGGCCTCCTCCCTGGAGGCGCCGGTGCCGGGCCGCGAGCCCCTGGAGCTGGAGGTGGCTGTGGAGGCCCTGACCCGGCTACAGCAGGGTGTGAGCGCCACCGTCACCCACCTCTTGGACGTGGCAAGCAGTGCTGGCCGGTGTGGGGGCTGGCGCAGCACCACGGAGCCTCAGGAGCCCCCAGCACAGGACCTGCGGGCTGCTGTGGCCGCTGTCCAGGGGGCCGTCCATGAGCTGCTGGAGTTTGCCCGCAGCGCCGTGGGCAACTCTGCCCACACTTCTGACCGTACACTGAATGCCAAGCTTAGCCGGCAACTGCAGAAGATGGAGGACGTGTACCAGACATTGGTGGCCCATGGCCAGACCTTTGACAGTAGCcgaggaggccctggggccactTCTGAAGACCTGGACCGCCTGGTGGCCTGCTCACGGGCTGTGCCCGAGGATGCCAAGCAGCTGGCTTCCTTCTTGCATGGCAATGCCTCACTGCTCTTCAGACGGACCAAGGCCCCTGTCTCAGGGTCCGAGGGGGGTGGCTGCCTGCATCCCATCCCCACCGACAAGTCCAGCAGCATCCAGTCCcggcccctgccctcaccccccaagtTCACCTCCCAGGACTCACCGGATGGGCAGTACGAGAACAGTGAGGGGGGCTGGATGGAGGATTACGACTATGTCCACCTGCAG gggaaggaagagtttgagaagactCAGAAGGAGCTGCTGGAAAAGGGCAACATCATGCGGCAGGGGAAGGGCCAGCTGGAGCTGCAGCAG ctgaAGCAGTTTGAGCGGCTGGAGCAAGAGGTGTCCCGGCCCATCGACCACGACCTGACCAACTGGACGTCGGCCCAGTCCCTGGCCCCAGGGCGGACAGGCAGCCTGGGGCCCTCGGACCGGCAGCTGCTGCTCTTCTACCTGGAGCAGTGCGAGGCGAACCTGACCACGCTCACCAACGCGGTGGACGCCTTCTTCACCGCCGTGGCCACCAACCAGCCACCCAAGATCTTTGTGGCGCACAGCAAGTTTGTCATCCTCAGCGCCCATAAGCTGGTGTTCATCGGGGACACGCTGTCGCGGCAGGCCAAGGCAGCTGACGTCCGCAGCCAGGTGACTCACTACAGCAACCTGCTCTGCGACCTCCTGCGTGGCATCGTGGCCACCACCAAGGCTGCTGCCCTGCAGTACCCATCGCCCACCGCCGCCCAGGACATGGTGGATAGGGTCAAGGAGCTGGGCCATAGCACTCAGCAGTTCCGCCGGGTCCTGGGCCAGCTGGCAGCTGCCTGA